From the Nocardiopsis changdeensis genome, one window contains:
- a CDS encoding ABC transporter ATP-binding protein yields MSTTETDASASAPEGGEGTGTPVLSARGVRVVFTSGFGGGRAAARAVDGVDLDVAAGEIVALVGESGCGKTTLGRVLLGLERPTAGTVSFEGSPLRYSSRDLRAYRHRVQLVQQDPTGSLNPRRTVYESVAEGLRIHGGTTADEAERVTRALSRAGLRPPERFLSRYPYELSGGQRQRVVIAGALVLEPEVLVADEPVASLDASVRGEILRLLLDLRDELGLSALIATHDLGLAWNIADRVAVMYLGRVVELGTVEEVLSGPRHPYTRALLSVLPEAGGEPVVLAGEPPDPKKVPGGCRFHPRCPVLASGEAERAGVADRCRTEDPGVLPGDGGAHATACHWARALEGTPPGGR; encoded by the coding sequence TTGAGCACCACGGAGACCGACGCGTCGGCGTCCGCGCCCGAGGGCGGGGAGGGGACCGGCACGCCGGTCCTGAGCGCCCGCGGCGTGCGGGTCGTCTTCACGTCCGGGTTCGGCGGCGGCCGCGCCGCCGCCCGGGCCGTGGACGGCGTCGACCTGGACGTGGCGGCCGGGGAGATCGTCGCCCTGGTGGGGGAGTCCGGCTGCGGCAAGACCACCCTGGGCCGGGTGCTGCTGGGCCTGGAGCGCCCCACGGCGGGCACGGTGTCCTTCGAGGGGAGCCCGCTGCGGTACTCCTCCCGCGACCTGCGCGCCTACCGGCACCGGGTGCAGCTGGTCCAGCAGGACCCGACGGGTTCGCTCAACCCCCGGCGCACGGTCTACGAGTCGGTCGCCGAGGGCCTGCGCATCCACGGGGGGACCACGGCCGACGAGGCCGAGCGGGTGACCCGCGCGCTGTCCCGGGCGGGCCTGCGGCCGCCGGAGAGGTTCCTGTCCCGGTACCCGTACGAGCTGTCGGGCGGCCAGCGGCAGCGCGTGGTGATCGCCGGGGCGCTGGTGCTGGAGCCGGAGGTGCTGGTGGCCGACGAGCCGGTGGCGTCCCTGGACGCGTCGGTGCGCGGCGAGATCCTGCGCCTGCTGCTGGACCTGCGCGACGAGCTGGGGCTGTCCGCCCTCATCGCCACCCACGACCTGGGGCTGGCGTGGAACATCGCCGACCGGGTCGCCGTGATGTACCTGGGCCGGGTGGTGGAGCTGGGGACGGTGGAGGAGGTCCTCTCCGGGCCCCGGCACCCGTACACCCGGGCGCTGCTGTCGGTGCTGCCCGAGGCCGGCGGCGAGCCGGTGGTGCTGGCGGGGGAGCCGCCGGACCCCAAGAAGGTGCCGGGGGGCTGCCGGTTCCACCCGCGCTGCCCGGTGCTGGCCTCGGGGGAGGCGGAGCGGGCGGGCGTCGCCGACCGGTGCCGCACCGAGGACCCGGGGGTCCTGCCCGGTGACGGGGGTGCGCACGCCACGGCCTGCCACTGGGCGCGCGCCCTGGAGGGGACGCCTCCCGGCGGGCGGTGA
- a CDS encoding ABC transporter permease, with translation MNTAAAPPSAAPPSPRALARRRRREALRSFAREYSRRRAGMVGLVGLLLLVVLALCAPLLVDPADLTVTRAPGAAFEPPSARFPLGTDDYGRSILDLIIWGSRVSLTVGFLATAVSVALGTLVGMTAGHFGASGGTAGRLLSSVLMRLTDWFLVLPTLVLAVALAAVLPRGTGTIILAIGLTVWPATARLVRAQTLAVEARPYVERARALGGGHLHVMAWHVLPNVMPVVLAQTTLLVATSIIAESTLAFLGVGDPTTISWGGILESARNAGAISSGIWWYMVPPGLAIALVALAFTLCGRALEAVLDPRLRERR, from the coding sequence ATGAACACAGCCGCGGCCCCGCCGTCCGCCGCACCCCCGTCCCCGCGGGCCCTGGCCCGCCGCAGGCGCCGCGAGGCGCTGCGCTCGTTCGCCCGCGAGTACTCCCGCCGCCGCGCGGGGATGGTCGGCCTGGTCGGCCTGCTCCTCCTGGTCGTCCTCGCCCTGTGCGCGCCGCTGCTGGTGGACCCGGCCGACCTCACCGTCACCCGGGCGCCCGGCGCCGCCTTCGAGCCGCCCAGCGCCCGCTTCCCGCTGGGCACCGACGACTACGGCCGGTCCATCCTCGACCTGATCATCTGGGGGTCCCGGGTCTCGCTGACGGTCGGCTTCCTGGCCACCGCGGTCTCGGTGGCCCTGGGGACCCTGGTCGGCATGACCGCCGGGCACTTCGGGGCGTCCGGCGGCACCGCGGGGCGGCTCCTGTCGTCGGTCCTGATGCGCCTCACCGACTGGTTCCTGGTGCTGCCCACCCTGGTGCTGGCCGTGGCGCTGGCCGCGGTCCTGCCCCGCGGCACCGGCACGATCATCCTCGCCATCGGCCTGACGGTCTGGCCCGCCACCGCGCGCCTGGTGCGCGCCCAGACCCTGGCGGTGGAGGCCCGGCCCTACGTGGAGCGGGCCCGCGCCCTGGGCGGCGGCCACCTGCACGTCATGGCCTGGCACGTGCTGCCCAACGTGATGCCAGTGGTGCTGGCCCAGACCACCCTGCTGGTGGCGACCTCCATCATCGCCGAGTCCACCCTGGCCTTCCTGGGCGTGGGCGACCCCACCACCATCTCCTGGGGCGGGATCCTGGAGAGCGCCCGCAACGCGGGCGCGATCAGCTCCGGGATCTGGTGGTACATGGTGCCTCCGGGGCTGGCGATCGCCCTGGTCGCCCTGGCGTTCACCCTGTGCGGCCGCGCCCTGGAGGCCGTCCTCGACCCCCGACTCCGGGAGCGGCGATGA
- a CDS encoding ABC transporter substrate-binding protein, whose product MHSHHPPTVSPLCRAAATGTALLLVVGTAAAPASAAPAPADGSTLTVAIAQQVDSFNPFTAQLAVTTNILSHVYDSLVTNDQETSNPAPALAESWETSEDGLTWTFHLRDDVTFSDGEPLTSDDVVWTLTTIMENESAAIANGNYVAGFEEVTAPDEHTVVVELSEPQATMESLTVPIVPRHVWEPIVESEGDAFAEYPADGDALPSVGSGPFVLTSHERGQSITLEANPDHWNGAPGFDNLVFRYYPEKDAAVEALRSGEVSFVYELTAAQADALEETSDIAVNFADGKRFQAFTINPGAVTQDGEEFGDGHPALADRTLRQAIVMAIDNQEIVDKAHGGRATAAGGYIPARYTDFHWSPEGDEAILDFDPDAANAMLDEAGYEMGDDGVRVSPDGDRLELRMHVHQDRPDNVSAGRVIVERLADIGIEVENLTVDPGVLSDALYAAEYDLIFTGWTVNPDPDYVFSIHTCDALPTEPGTMQGDAYFCDEEYDELYADQLQEYDRAARAEIIHDLQRILYEEAVVNVLTYPDIREAYRTDQIQEGTLLPQPAEGGNIWGQDGYWAFWAAQPAEGGAEQAGAGGVSTGMWIGIGAVALVLVAGGAFLLFRRRATAEDRE is encoded by the coding sequence ATGCACTCCCATCACCCTCCGACCGTGTCGCCGCTCTGTAGGGCGGCGGCCACGGGAACCGCTCTGCTGCTGGTCGTCGGGACCGCGGCCGCCCCCGCCTCCGCCGCCCCCGCCCCCGCGGACGGGAGCACGCTCACGGTGGCGATCGCCCAGCAGGTGGACTCCTTCAACCCGTTCACCGCGCAGCTCGCCGTCACCACCAACATCCTGTCCCACGTCTACGACTCGCTGGTCACCAACGACCAGGAGACGAGCAACCCCGCCCCGGCCCTGGCGGAGAGCTGGGAGACCAGCGAGGACGGCCTGACCTGGACCTTCCACCTGCGCGACGACGTCACCTTCTCCGACGGCGAACCGCTCACCTCCGACGACGTGGTGTGGACGCTCACCACGATCATGGAGAACGAGTCCGCGGCCATCGCCAACGGCAACTACGTCGCCGGGTTCGAGGAGGTCACCGCGCCCGACGAGCACACCGTGGTCGTGGAGCTCTCCGAGCCCCAGGCCACCATGGAGTCGCTGACGGTGCCCATCGTGCCCCGCCACGTGTGGGAGCCCATCGTCGAGAGCGAGGGCGACGCCTTCGCCGAGTACCCGGCCGACGGCGACGCCCTGCCCAGCGTGGGCAGCGGCCCCTTCGTCCTCACCTCGCACGAGCGCGGCCAGAGCATCACGCTGGAGGCCAACCCCGACCACTGGAACGGCGCCCCCGGCTTCGACAACCTCGTCTTCCGGTACTACCCCGAGAAGGACGCCGCCGTCGAGGCCCTGCGCAGCGGCGAGGTCTCCTTCGTCTACGAGCTGACCGCCGCCCAGGCCGACGCCCTGGAGGAGACCTCCGACATCGCCGTCAACTTCGCCGACGGCAAGCGGTTCCAGGCGTTCACCATCAACCCCGGCGCCGTCACCCAGGACGGCGAGGAGTTCGGCGACGGCCACCCGGCGCTCGCGGACCGCACCCTGCGCCAGGCCATCGTGATGGCGATCGACAACCAGGAGATCGTGGACAAGGCCCACGGCGGCCGCGCCACGGCTGCCGGGGGCTACATCCCGGCCCGCTACACCGACTTCCACTGGTCGCCGGAGGGCGACGAGGCGATCCTGGACTTCGACCCGGACGCCGCCAACGCCATGCTCGACGAGGCGGGCTACGAGATGGGCGACGACGGCGTGCGCGTCTCGCCCGACGGCGACCGCCTCGAACTGCGCATGCACGTCCACCAGGACCGCCCCGACAACGTCAGCGCGGGCAGGGTCATCGTGGAGCGCCTGGCCGACATCGGCATCGAGGTCGAGAACCTCACCGTCGACCCCGGTGTGCTCAGCGACGCCCTGTACGCCGCCGAGTACGACCTCATCTTCACCGGGTGGACGGTCAACCCCGACCCCGACTACGTGTTCAGCATCCACACCTGCGACGCGCTGCCCACCGAACCGGGCACCATGCAGGGCGACGCGTACTTCTGCGACGAGGAGTACGACGAGCTGTACGCGGACCAGCTGCAGGAGTACGACCGGGCCGCGCGCGCCGAGATCATCCACGACCTCCAGCGCATCCTCTACGAGGAGGCCGTCGTCAACGTCCTGACCTACCCGGACATCCGGGAGGCCTACCGGACCGACCAGATCCAGGAGGGGACCCTGCTGCCCCAGCCCGCCGAGGGCGGCAACATCTGGGGCCAGGACGGCTACTGGGCGTTCTGGGCGGCCCAGCCCGCGGAGGGCGGCGCCGAGCAGGCGGGCGCGGGCGGCGTCTCCACCGGGATGTGGATCGGCATCGGCGCGGTCGCCCTGGTGCTCGTGGCCGGCGGCGCGTTCCTCCTGTTCCGCCGCCGGGCCACCGCGGAGGACCGCGAGTGA
- the egtA gene encoding ergothioneine biosynthesis glutamate--cysteine ligase EgtA — MAHMTTDDVHEYINGVCFKTGPPGKVGAETEWLVTDTAAPGATVAIERLAALLEGSGPPPAGSRVTFEPGGQIELSSPALPGPARAHEALAEDLEHLGKTLAQDGLGLVESALDPVRTPHRQLRLPRYEAMDRFFAKRRTYGGHTMMCATASLQVCLDSGADPADLGERWGFAHRLGPVLVAAFANSALWRGRPTGWKSTRWAIWAGMDADRTAPVLEPGSPADPADAWTAYALRASVMAVSETPGGGGSWLADPGITLAEWIAGHGPRPATPADLELHLSTLFPPVRPRGWWELRMIDALPLRWWPVPVAVAAALFDDPGARAAAEEAVERLCGGPAPDRRLWLRAARDGMADPALAACARRCLDAAVDALPRMGATRLARLVDDYADRHTRRGLSPADTRPSVPEPRPAHAGPAERHSRHGGGVR, encoded by the coding sequence ATGGCGCACATGACCACGGACGACGTCCACGAGTACATCAACGGGGTCTGCTTCAAGACAGGCCCTCCCGGCAAGGTCGGAGCCGAGACCGAGTGGCTCGTCACCGACACCGCGGCACCCGGCGCCACCGTCGCCATCGAACGCCTCGCGGCGCTGCTGGAGGGCTCCGGCCCCCCGCCCGCGGGAAGTCGCGTCACCTTCGAACCCGGCGGACAGATCGAGCTCAGCTCGCCCGCCCTGCCCGGCCCGGCCCGAGCGCACGAAGCGCTCGCCGAGGACCTGGAGCACCTCGGAAAGACCCTCGCCCAGGACGGCCTGGGCCTGGTCGAGTCCGCACTGGACCCCGTGCGCACCCCCCACCGGCAGCTCCGGCTGCCCCGGTACGAGGCCATGGACCGGTTCTTCGCCAAGCGCCGCACCTACGGCGGACACACCATGATGTGCGCGACCGCCTCGCTCCAGGTGTGCCTGGACTCCGGGGCCGACCCCGCCGACCTGGGCGAACGCTGGGGCTTCGCGCACCGGCTCGGCCCCGTCCTGGTCGCCGCCTTCGCCAACTCCGCGCTCTGGCGCGGCCGCCCCACCGGCTGGAAGTCCACCCGCTGGGCCATCTGGGCGGGCATGGACGCCGACCGCACCGCCCCCGTCCTGGAACCCGGGAGCCCCGCCGACCCGGCCGACGCCTGGACCGCCTACGCCCTGCGGGCCTCCGTCATGGCGGTCTCCGAGACCCCCGGGGGCGGCGGCTCCTGGCTGGCCGACCCCGGCATCACCCTCGCCGAGTGGATCGCCGGGCACGGCCCGCGCCCCGCCACCCCGGCCGACCTCGAACTGCACCTGAGCACCCTCTTCCCGCCCGTGCGCCCCCGCGGCTGGTGGGAGCTGCGCATGATCGACGCCCTGCCGCTGCGCTGGTGGCCGGTCCCCGTCGCGGTCGCCGCCGCCCTCTTCGACGACCCGGGCGCCCGCGCCGCCGCGGAGGAGGCCGTGGAACGGCTCTGCGGCGGCCCCGCCCCCGACCGGAGGCTGTGGCTGCGCGCGGCCCGCGACGGCATGGCCGACCCCGCCCTGGCCGCCTGCGCCCGCCGCTGCCTCGACGCCGCCGTCGACGCCCTGCCCCGCATGGGCGCGACGCGCCTGGCCCGCCTCGTCGACGACTACGCCGACCGCCACACCCGGCGCGGGCTCAGCCCCGCCGACACGCGGCCGAGCGTGCCCGAGCCGCGCCCCGCCCACGCGGGGCCGGCGGAACGCCACTCCCGACACGGTGGAGGAGTTCGGTGA
- a CDS encoding metal-dependent hydrolase, translating into MMGHSHALSGVVGWMAVVPLVQGTQFLGLDFNLGPSEIIAGSLVCAGAALLPDVDHKSATVTKTYGKVTEVLSDMLSFLFGGHRMGTHSFFFAVLMGVLVQLLALWSELAVQIFVFLLIGIALQGLGFGLDKNRTASGVINALATAAITLALFSAGTNYTWLGLAVAFGVVLHFLGDMITKMGVPIFWPFWKKRIGQNLGFKTDGPVEQKVVTPLLTVGVIVGSIYLFDWPALLPEGR; encoded by the coding sequence ATGATGGGGCACTCTCACGCACTGAGCGGCGTGGTCGGCTGGATGGCGGTCGTACCGCTCGTCCAGGGGACGCAATTCCTGGGTCTGGACTTCAACCTCGGCCCGAGCGAGATCATCGCCGGCTCCCTGGTGTGCGCGGGAGCGGCCCTGCTCCCGGACGTGGACCACAAGAGCGCGACGGTCACCAAGACCTACGGCAAGGTCACCGAGGTGCTGAGCGACATGCTGTCGTTCCTCTTCGGCGGCCACCGGATGGGCACCCACTCCTTCTTCTTCGCGGTCCTCATGGGCGTGCTCGTGCAGCTCCTGGCCCTGTGGTCGGAGCTGGCGGTGCAGATCTTCGTGTTCCTGCTGATCGGCATCGCGCTCCAGGGCCTGGGTTTCGGACTGGACAAGAACCGGACCGCGTCGGGGGTCATCAACGCGCTGGCCACGGCGGCGATCACCCTGGCCCTGTTCTCCGCCGGGACCAACTACACCTGGCTGGGGCTGGCGGTCGCCTTCGGTGTGGTCCTGCACTTCCTCGGCGACATGATCACCAAGATGGGCGTGCCGATCTTCTGGCCGTTCTGGAAGAAGCGCATCGGCCAGAACCTGGGCTTCAAGACCGACGGGCCGGTCGAGCAGAAGGTGGTCACCCCCCTGCTCACGGTCGGCGTGATCGTCGGCTCCATCTACCTCTTCGACTGGCCGGCCCTGCTCCCCGAAGGGCGCTGA
- a CDS encoding O-methyltransferase yields MTRTTESLTPELYEYLVAQGTPVDGVLADLVEETARLFPESKGMQIGPEQGTFTTLLTRISGARDAVEIGTFTGYSSICLARGLPEDGTLLALDVSDEWTSVARRYWERAGVADRITLRLGPALETLRSLPAEARFDLAFIDADKEGYVDYWEELVPRMRAGGILLADNTLSHGRVVDGADTTARVQGIRDFNARLVADDRVTQVLLPIGDGLTLARKN; encoded by the coding sequence GTGACACGAACCACAGAGAGCCTCACCCCGGAACTGTACGAATACCTCGTCGCACAGGGCACTCCGGTCGACGGCGTGCTGGCCGACCTGGTCGAGGAGACCGCCCGCCTGTTCCCCGAGAGCAAGGGGATGCAGATCGGGCCCGAGCAGGGCACGTTCACCACCCTGCTCACCCGGATCTCCGGCGCCCGTGACGCCGTGGAGATCGGCACCTTCACCGGCTACTCGTCGATCTGCCTGGCCCGCGGCCTGCCCGAGGACGGCACGCTGCTGGCCCTGGACGTCAGCGACGAGTGGACCTCCGTCGCCCGCCGCTACTGGGAGCGGGCCGGGGTCGCCGACCGGATCACCCTCCGGCTGGGCCCGGCGCTGGAGACCCTGCGCTCCCTGCCCGCCGAGGCCCGGTTCGACCTGGCCTTCATCGACGCGGACAAGGAGGGCTACGTCGACTACTGGGAGGAGCTCGTCCCGCGCATGCGCGCCGGCGGGATCCTGCTGGCCGACAACACGCTCTCCCACGGCCGTGTGGTCGACGGCGCCGACACGACGGCGCGCGTCCAGGGCATCCGCGACTTCAACGCCCGCCTGGTCGCCGACGACCGGGTCACCCAGGTCCTGCTGCCCATCGGCGACGGCCTGACCCTGGCCCGCAAGAACTGA
- the egtB gene encoding ergothioneine biosynthesis protein EgtB — MNNGQDISKERIAAELDRGRRRSLGLTLDALDDEELLTQHSPLMSPLVWDLAHIGNYEEQWLLRAAAGREALRPDIDHLYDAFENPRAERVDLPLLRPQEARDYNERVRREVLDALDGVDLTVPAPRGPDDPPGLLDAGFVYHMVIQHEHQHDETMLATHQLRRGAPVLLEEAPAVAPLRPPAEAEALVPAGPFTMGTDDDPWAYDNEKPAVTVDLPAYFIDTAPVTNAAYREFMEDGGYQTRHWWSREGWEWKEKRGAVAPAFWEREGEEWARRRFGRRELVPPDEPVQHVNYHEARAYAEWAGKRLPTEAEWEKAARFDPATGESRRHPWGDGEPAARHANLGQRRLGPATVGRHPDGASPLGVHQLIGDVWEWTSTTFHGYPGFRAFPYREYSEVFFDSGYKVLRGGSWATHPTAVRSTFRNWDLPIRRQIFSGFRCARDAEPA; from the coding sequence GTGAACAACGGACAGGACATCTCCAAGGAGCGCATCGCCGCCGAGCTCGACCGCGGCAGGCGGCGCAGCCTCGGCCTCACCCTGGACGCCCTCGACGACGAGGAGCTGCTCACCCAGCACTCGCCGCTGATGTCGCCGCTGGTCTGGGACCTGGCGCACATCGGCAACTACGAGGAGCAGTGGCTGCTGCGGGCCGCCGCCGGGCGCGAGGCCCTGCGCCCCGACATCGACCACCTCTACGACGCCTTCGAGAACCCCCGCGCCGAGCGCGTTGACCTGCCGCTGCTGCGCCCGCAGGAGGCCCGCGACTACAACGAGCGGGTCCGCCGGGAGGTCCTGGACGCCCTGGACGGCGTCGACCTCACCGTGCCCGCCCCGCGCGGGCCCGACGACCCGCCCGGCCTGCTGGACGCCGGGTTCGTCTACCACATGGTCATCCAGCACGAGCACCAGCACGACGAGACCATGCTCGCCACCCACCAGCTGCGCCGGGGCGCCCCCGTGCTGCTGGAGGAGGCGCCCGCCGTCGCGCCCCTGCGCCCGCCCGCGGAGGCCGAGGCCCTGGTCCCCGCCGGGCCCTTCACGATGGGCACCGACGACGACCCCTGGGCCTACGACAACGAGAAGCCCGCCGTCACCGTCGACCTGCCCGCCTACTTCATCGACACCGCGCCCGTCACCAACGCCGCCTACCGGGAGTTCATGGAGGACGGCGGCTACCAGACCCGCCACTGGTGGAGCCGGGAGGGCTGGGAGTGGAAGGAGAAGCGCGGGGCCGTGGCCCCCGCCTTCTGGGAGCGCGAGGGCGAGGAGTGGGCCAGGCGCCGCTTCGGCCGCCGTGAGCTGGTGCCGCCCGACGAGCCGGTCCAGCACGTCAACTACCACGAGGCCCGGGCCTACGCGGAGTGGGCGGGCAAACGGCTGCCCACCGAGGCCGAGTGGGAGAAGGCCGCCCGCTTCGACCCGGCGACCGGGGAGTCCCGCCGCCACCCCTGGGGCGACGGGGAGCCCGCCGCCCGCCACGCCAACCTGGGCCAGCGCAGGCTCGGCCCCGCGACCGTGGGCCGCCACCCCGACGGGGCGTCCCCGCTGGGCGTGCACCAGCTCATCGGCGACGTGTGGGAGTGGACCTCCACCACCTTCCACGGCTACCCGGGGTTCCGCGCCTTCCCGTACCGCGAGTACTCGGAGGTGTTCTTCGACTCCGGGTACAAGGTGCTGCGCGGCGGCTCGTGGGCCACCCACCCCACGGCGGTCCGCTCCACGTTCCGCAACTGGGACCTGCCCATCCGGCGGCAGATCTTCAGCGGGTTCCGCTGCGCCCGCGACGCGGAGCCCGCCTGA
- a CDS encoding ABC transporter permease — protein sequence MTGAPLTAGAEEVPSAAPAGPARPAGRGRAGRVLRYVGGRLLTAVLSLAGVVVAGFFLFRILPGDPVRAMTEGREVSAEQRAELRRQFGLDQPLWQQFLDYALGLFRLDLGTSFQYRRPVAELILDALGPTVLLAGTGTVIAALLGLLLGVRSGWRPGSAGDRVNTTVALFFWSVPTFWLGLLLIVLFASGRDPLPGLFPTGGMTAPGVTGFWNVALDTAWHMVLPVATMVAVIYAQYLMIMRSSLMDEKDADYLTTARAKGLTDALVRRRHAVPNALLPTVTLVFLNLGQVVSGVILVETVFSWPGLGRLFYSGLSVPDLGLVQGLFVVFAASVIVMNLVADLVYPLLDPRVRP from the coding sequence GTGACCGGCGCCCCTCTCACCGCCGGGGCGGAGGAGGTCCCCTCCGCCGCCCCGGCCGGGCCCGCGCGGCCCGCCGGCCGCGGCCGCGCAGGGCGCGTGCTCCGCTACGTCGGCGGCCGGCTGCTCACCGCCGTGCTCTCCCTGGCCGGGGTGGTCGTCGCCGGGTTCTTCCTGTTCCGCATCCTGCCCGGCGACCCGGTCCGCGCCATGACCGAGGGCCGCGAGGTCTCCGCCGAACAGCGCGCCGAGCTGCGCCGCCAGTTCGGCCTGGACCAGCCGCTGTGGCAGCAGTTCCTCGACTACGCCCTGGGCCTGTTCCGGCTGGACCTGGGCACCTCGTTCCAGTACCGCAGGCCGGTCGCCGAGCTCATCCTGGACGCGCTGGGGCCCACGGTCCTGCTCGCCGGGACCGGCACCGTCATCGCCGCCCTGCTGGGCCTGCTCCTGGGCGTGCGCTCGGGCTGGCGGCCCGGGAGCGCGGGCGACCGGGTCAACACCACGGTGGCCCTGTTCTTCTGGTCGGTGCCCACGTTCTGGCTGGGCCTGCTGCTCATCGTCCTGTTCGCGTCCGGCCGCGACCCGCTGCCCGGGCTGTTCCCGACCGGAGGCATGACCGCGCCCGGCGTCACCGGGTTCTGGAACGTCGCCCTGGACACGGCCTGGCACATGGTCCTGCCGGTCGCCACCATGGTCGCGGTCATCTACGCGCAGTACCTGATGATCATGCGCTCGTCCCTCATGGACGAGAAGGACGCCGACTACCTCACCACCGCGCGGGCCAAGGGCCTGACCGACGCTCTGGTGCGCCGCAGGCACGCCGTGCCCAACGCCCTGCTGCCCACCGTCACCCTCGTCTTCCTCAACCTGGGCCAGGTGGTCTCCGGGGTCATCCTCGTCGAGACCGTGTTCTCCTGGCCGGGGCTGGGGCGCCTCTTCTACTCCGGCCTGAGCGTGCCCGACCTGGGCCTGGTCCAGGGCCTGTTCGTGGTGTTCGCGGCCTCGGTGATCGTCATGAACCTCGTCGCCGACCTGGTCTACCCGCTGCTCGACCCCAGGGTGCGCCCATGA
- a CDS encoding ABC transporter ATP-binding protein — translation MTSLLDVRDLHVTYGSGGGEVPAVRGVDISLEPGGTLGLAGESGSGKSTVAMALLRLLPATARVTGAVELAGEDVLTMRWGRLRAVRWSEAAIVFQGAMHSLNPVRRVGEQIAEPLLIHRTVPRERVADRVAELLGQVGLPASRAADHPHQLSGGQRQRVMIAMALACEPRLIVADEATTALDVMIQAQILALLKRLVADHGIGMLMISHDLSVLADTCDRVAVMYAGRIVEQGPAREVMGAPAHPYAAALGAAFPRIGDPASRRAPRGLPGDPPDPADPPAGCVFRPRCPVSEEVCATVDPPLWPVAPDARGESERQAACVHVGPVGEGVR, via the coding sequence ATGACCTCCCTTCTCGACGTGCGGGACCTGCACGTGACCTACGGCTCCGGCGGCGGCGAGGTCCCCGCCGTGCGCGGCGTCGACATCTCCCTGGAGCCGGGCGGCACGCTCGGCCTGGCCGGGGAGTCCGGCAGCGGCAAGTCCACCGTGGCCATGGCCCTGCTGCGGCTGCTGCCCGCCACGGCCCGCGTCACCGGGGCCGTGGAGCTGGCCGGCGAGGACGTGCTCACCATGCGGTGGGGGCGGCTGCGCGCGGTCCGCTGGTCGGAGGCCGCCATCGTGTTCCAGGGCGCCATGCACTCGCTCAACCCGGTGCGGCGCGTCGGCGAGCAGATCGCCGAGCCCCTGCTGATCCACCGGACGGTGCCGAGGGAGAGGGTCGCCGACCGGGTGGCCGAGCTCCTGGGCCAGGTGGGGCTGCCCGCCTCCCGGGCCGCGGACCACCCCCACCAGCTGTCCGGCGGCCAGCGCCAGCGGGTCATGATCGCGATGGCCCTGGCCTGCGAGCCGCGGCTGATCGTGGCCGACGAGGCCACCACCGCCCTGGACGTGATGATCCAGGCGCAGATCCTGGCCCTGCTCAAGCGCCTGGTCGCCGACCACGGCATCGGGATGCTGATGATCAGCCACGACCTGTCGGTGCTCGCCGACACCTGCGACCGGGTCGCGGTGATGTACGCGGGGCGGATCGTGGAGCAGGGGCCGGCGCGCGAGGTGATGGGCGCCCCCGCCCACCCCTACGCCGCGGCGCTGGGGGCGGCCTTCCCCAGGATCGGGGACCCGGCCTCCCGGCGGGCCCCGCGCGGCCTGCCGGGCGACCCGCCCGATCCCGCCGACCCGCCCGCGGGGTGCGTGTTCCGGCCGCGGTGCCCGGTGTCGGAGGAGGTGTGCGCGACGGTCGACCCGCCGCTGTGGCCGGTCGCGCCCGACGCCCGCGGGGAGTCCGAGAGGCAGGCCGCCTGCGTGCACGTGGGCCCGGTCGGGGAGGGGGTCCGTTGA